In Setaria italica strain Yugu1 chromosome IX, Setaria_italica_v2.0, whole genome shotgun sequence, the genomic stretch AGCCTGTCGCCGGCGTCCGGGTCGTCGAGTAAGgagatctcggcgagccccgtCCGGGGCCACTGCGGATCGTGCTCGGCGCGCCACTGCCTGAGCTCCCGCTCCGCCGACAGCTTCTCGAACTCCGCCTCCTCGGCCTCGAGTGTCGCCGCCTCCAGGGCCTGCCGCCTCTGCTCGGTCTGCCTGTCCTGCTTTGCGAGCTTCTCCAGGCTGCGCACCTCCGCGTCCTTGGCCTCCTTTATCAGCTTCACCGCCTCCATCACCCGCTTGCCGGCGATCTCCTCCATCTCCCGCGCTCTCCGGCTCAGCTCGTCATACTCCTCCACCGTTAGTGTCACGCCCCCTTCGACGATGGGCTTGCTCTGTGACCTCTTCGACGGCTTGCTTTCTGCTTGCAGCAGCGCGCCTGCCGAAGCCGTGGCGATCTCCTCTGACGTGGTCGCGGCGAGTATCTCCCGTGCCACCGCCTCCAGCCGCGCCTCcacggtggcgacggcggccttGGCCACACCGGCCTCTTCCCTGGCCTTCGCAACCTCCTCGCGAGCCGACCGGGCCTTCGCcttcgcttcctccgcttctcgCCGCGCCTCGCCGACCTCTTCGGCCATCCTGCTCTCGCCATTGTCCGCCTTCGCTGCGGCCTCCGCCACGGCGAGCTCGGAGGTCACCCGGCTCAACTCCTCCTTGAGGTAAGGGATGGACGCCGACGAGAGCCCTTCCCTCCGCCGCAGCGCGGCGAGCTCCGCCTTCTCCTTGTCCAGGTCATCGCGcatcgaggcggcggcgacgcgcagGCACTTGGCCTCGTCCTTGGCCCTCTCGACGCTCGCCTTCACGTCCTCGAGCTCCTTCTTGACCTTCTCCAGCATCGGCTGGGAGCTCACCGTCGGCTTCTCGTCCTCGCCCAGAGTCCATTCGACGGCGCAAGCGAACAGCTCGGCTTTTAGGTTCGCCAGGAGTTCGGAAGCCGCCTCCGCCTTCATCTCGACATCACAGGCCGCCATGAGCTCATCTCGTAGCCTCTTGGCCTCCTGCTGGGCATCCTCCAGCTCGATCTGCCATTGCGACTTGTCTTGTTCCAACGCCAACGCCAGCCTAAGCCTCTTCTCCTCCGCATCGACATGAGCAGCGTGCGAAGACTCCAGCTCCGCCTTCAGTTCAATgagctcggcggcgaggtcctCGACGGCCTTCCCAGACTCCCGTGACTCCGCGGCGGCCTCCCGCGCTCGTGCCGTCGCGGTGTCCGCCTCGGCCGCGGCTGCGGCGCGCACCTTCTCCAGCGAACCGACCTCCGCTCGCGCCGCCTGCAGGTCCGCGAGCGCGGCCGAACGGCGGTCCCTGGCGGCGTCGAGCTCCGCCTTCGCCGCGGCTCTCTCGCTGGCGTTGCGCTGCAGCTCCCGGAGGCGCCCCTCGGCGAGCTCGGATTCCTGGCGCGCCTGGGCATCCTCGATCTGCGCCTTCTTGAGGCTCAGCCTCAGCTTATCGGCCGCTCTCGTGGTGCTCCCCAGCTCCTGCAGAGCTTGGGCTCTGCCGGCCTCTGCCGCCG encodes the following:
- the LOC101753118 gene encoding protein WEAK CHLOROPLAST MOVEMENT UNDER BLUE LIGHT 1, with the translated sequence MEEANLQGSSQPSIAPASYQDGQARQRIDEQDETSQERSSSYKASEIANRFIEVIDHVDTAAPIDSVKGAVSKFGGILDWKEKRKQAQDELDKVQEEVTEYHKRSTAAEAGRAQALQELGSTTRAADKLRLSLKKAQIEDAQARQESELAEGRLRELQRNASERAAAKAELDAARDRRSAALADLQAARAEVGSLEKVRAAAAAEADTATARAREAAAESRESGKAVEDLAAELIELKAELESSHAAHVDAEEKRLRLALALEQDKSQWQIELEDAQQEAKRLRDELMAACDVEMKAEAASELLANLKAELFACAVEWTLGEDEKPTVSSQPMLEKVKKELEDVKASVERAKDEAKCLRVAAASMRDDLDKEKAELAALRRREGLSSASIPYLKEELSRVTSELAVAEAAAKADNGESRMAEEVGEARREAEEAKAKARSAREEVAKAREEAGVAKAAVATVEARLEAVAREILAATTSEEIATASAGALLQAESKPSKRSQSKPIVEGGVTLTVEEYDELSRRAREMEEIAGKRVMEAVKLIKEAKDAEVRSLEKLAKQDRQTEQRRQALEAATLEAEEAEFEKLSAERELRQWRAEHDPQWPRTGLAEISLLDDPDAGDRLGNPHILSPRGRYVPRTELMGSTAEAEAEAEARQRKTTFFPRMVMFLARKRAQSWK